From a region of the Agrobacterium tumefaciens genome:
- a CDS encoding PLxRFG domain-containing protein has product MELVKKLDEEKRPATRDEQAVLAKWVGWGGLRSAFPREDGSVAKGWEREAAQLKGLLTKEEFSAAESSTRNAHFTSPEIVDAAWSIVQRLGFKGGQVLEPSVGAGNFLGLMPGDLRGPSNVTGVELDRITGSIAKHLYPNANIQAPVGFEKLTVPDSYFDLAIGNPPFGSEKLYDKERTHLNKLSIHNFFFAKAIETLRPGGVLAMVVTNRFLDGQSASARNMIHAKADFIGAIRLPNDAFLKNAGTEVTTDIVILQRRENGAAPKSSDWLEVVDYRGKDGNSVPLNKYFANNPEMMVGDFGAYGTMYGPDEPALIARGGQDTPAELAKAVEKLPRDIMAEPGAARVTETVTVPETVTDVQVGTMFAAPDGTIHLRTPDHIGNATSQAVTFSNDTAKERVSGMIRVRDAFAKLRRAQISETATEQQIENLRKRLNSLYDGFVKSNGPVNSDANKRLFRDDPTWPQISALEQNFDKGLSAGMAKKTGEKARPATADKAAIFSRRTQQPYRRPTSASSAKDALATVLNDYGRIDLEAMSRLYGKPVDAIVDELGPLVFRTPTGAYETSDQYLSGNVKQKLAEAERAAEQDPEFRRNVNALRDVIPADIEAIDIDVKPGAPWLPASHVQDFISHIGQGSIRPKVFYSAANAKWDIEVPQVTPAAQVQWGTDRAPVGTVLSAVLNGQTITINDRTTDGKSVVNQAATDAANEKVERVKAEWRKWLWQDDTRRDDLARLYNDTFNTDVIQQFDGSHLTLPGKVGDDIIELRPSQKNFIWRTLQSGTALADHTVGAGKTFAAIASVMEKRRTGQARKPMLVVPNHLVGQWAADFVRLYPGAKVLAATKQDFEKDRRKRLFARIATGDWDAVIVAHSSFGRIGIDPNYEAQFIQQQMDDLEASLAEVRRATGAKSRNVAQLTKWRDNLKAKMERLLDSGRKDDGLTFDELGVDALYVDEAHEFKNLAYSTSMQRVAGLGNMAGSAKAADLYMKSRFVLERTGGNNVVFLTGTPLSNTMAEMFTVQRYLDEKALRAMGVSHFDAWARVFGEVVTDWELSPSGQYRLNSRFAKFVNVPELMQRYRSFADVITNDDIKAQLAAQGKKFPLPKVKGGKPTNVVVERSSDQAAFIGEGKSDDAGNLVFPRGSLVWRAENLPKKAEKGKDNMLKVMSDARKAALDMRLIDPNYPDHKKSKVHRAANEMKRIYDATKEQRGTQLVFIDLSTPKKAQAAEAARLRDLMEKADNGDEAAIEALDKVSPDELLALESTFSVYDDLKQKLIDRGIPEAEIAFIHDANTETQKEELFGKVRSGRVRFLFGSTAKMGAGTNVQNRLVALHHLDAPWRPSDLEQRDGRGIRQGNELYAADPEGFEIEILRYATKNTLDARQWQTIEAKARFIQQMRKGDMKAREIEDIAGEAANAAEMKAAASGNPLILEEMDTRRKLRQLEGQSVEHDREQHRIKGKIRSLEEEAGKLRSGMAAVQADAELASNAPAEFAGTINGEAFDKRKEFGAAIVSAMRKELIDKEGVREIGEYAGFKIGIEPMGYGRAFNVTINGGKEYHVPVDDASDVDAAGLATRIANTVKRIANQPDLDKARIAEIGTQTPALEKQIGAWIGTQDLAETSERHRRLLDALKPQPKSATAAKTVESGEYDAPIANKRPDPVETGSANDLLTVGLPSAPSGTAIFKWAKDTIARFGKNGHEYLMAVDDDGSIVEFGTAKKKAATGINNTLLGALMNPDRRIVVFHNHPSSGPLSVADLTMLALPGLHSVWAFGKDGMQMRAALTPEADVFVQASTDHNGVVRAWKNELASALEDIDAFLRPLVERGEITAEMGNEAYRNTAAIVADKAGIIDISSNNKYDTSAIEGLEARLDKLAVALKGQISDGTAAGTDQRVSRRSPRDVRHVAEVEGLARLGEPVVAPRSGPAGLSETSTPNYQRKERRPEQQPGRAQRVTQSRVVEELRGKLIDIQPTLLKTIPLNYFNELARSNMTAVADYLRVKRLMDAFRGTKHAEADAIAQDWLKYTRLGFAGKDKAKAQELADLMHDATIAGVDPSRTDEETRAIAGYEHLRRRYVAMPPKGRALFNEVRDAYLAQAEELDDILLDNVRKAQEIAQRNAEDRYKRTLQKIKDVGMTGLDRKKAEEDAASSYKTETTKSNWAAKARLTRMRVAFEASRVQPPYFPLGRFGRYFVTVRNIDGAVLSFSKHESVAERDRMARELRNEYPAGKVEVGVMEAGSDLRKAMDPRIVAEIEEILGGANVNSDVMDQIWQRYLESMPDLSTRKRFIHRKGTSGYSKDALRVFSSHMFHAAHQMARLKYGLELQELVNQTVDQAKEADDQTRAMTLANELSNRHNWVMNPTGSKVAQTMTSTAFVWYLAASPAAALVNMTQTVMLGLPVLAAKFGGFKNAAAAIGKASADSFAGRGTVVSERLSRDEKNAMAAFYESGLIDRTQSHDLAGVGETGVEYTPLRAKVMEKISWAFHRAEVWNREVTALAAYRMAREAGQNMSDAIDTAHDLTWKTHFDYSNSSRPALLQNDFAKVALVFRQHNINMLYRVIRDIHQSVKGETPQARREARYQLAGVLGMMTAMAGVTGTMGFSVAMMLAGALFGDDDDPMAFEDKFKADVVDVLGPELGGILLNGAPGHYLGIDLSSRIGMPDLWFRSPSRELQGKDEYQYWLSQSLGATVSLGEQLYTGFKVMTGDGDIARGIEMMAPKAVRDLMKAYRYSQDGLATIGKDQILEKDQIDATDIVAQALGFSPAKIAETWERNSALKNAEVRVKQKRQRLINKWAMATMAGDKETAGEALDGIKAFNSVKVHAGFPITQETLKRSIKTRATNAAKREDGVLIGNKALGSALRDRLADPIYR; this is encoded by the coding sequence ATCGAGCTTGTCAAAAAACTCGACGAGGAGAAGCGGCCGGCAACCCGCGACGAACAGGCTGTTCTCGCAAAGTGGGTCGGCTGGGGCGGTCTGCGCTCTGCATTCCCGCGTGAAGATGGCAGCGTTGCCAAAGGCTGGGAGCGCGAAGCAGCACAACTCAAGGGTCTGCTGACCAAAGAGGAATTCAGCGCCGCCGAGTCCTCGACGCGCAATGCGCATTTCACGTCTCCCGAGATCGTGGATGCAGCGTGGAGCATCGTGCAGCGTCTCGGCTTCAAGGGCGGGCAGGTTCTCGAGCCTTCGGTGGGTGCTGGCAACTTCCTTGGTCTGATGCCTGGGGATTTGCGCGGCCCATCGAATGTGACCGGCGTAGAGCTTGATCGCATCACCGGTTCTATCGCCAAGCACCTCTATCCGAACGCCAACATTCAGGCCCCTGTCGGCTTTGAGAAACTGACCGTTCCCGATTCATATTTCGATCTGGCGATCGGCAACCCGCCGTTCGGTTCGGAAAAGCTCTATGACAAAGAGCGCACGCACCTCAACAAGCTGTCCATCCATAACTTCTTCTTCGCCAAGGCGATTGAGACTCTGCGACCAGGTGGCGTGCTTGCCATGGTCGTGACGAACCGTTTCCTCGACGGCCAGTCCGCCTCGGCGCGCAACATGATCCACGCCAAGGCGGATTTCATTGGCGCTATCCGACTGCCGAATGACGCGTTCCTCAAGAACGCCGGTACCGAGGTCACGACGGACATCGTCATCCTGCAGCGCCGCGAGAATGGTGCTGCGCCGAAGTCGAGCGATTGGCTCGAGGTCGTGGATTATCGCGGCAAGGACGGCAATTCCGTGCCGTTGAACAAGTATTTCGCCAACAACCCGGAAATGATGGTGGGTGACTTCGGCGCATATGGCACGATGTATGGGCCTGATGAGCCCGCGCTCATTGCCCGAGGTGGACAGGATACCCCGGCAGAGCTGGCAAAGGCCGTCGAGAAACTGCCGCGAGACATCATGGCAGAACCGGGTGCTGCAAGGGTGACAGAAACTGTCACCGTCCCTGAGACCGTTACCGACGTGCAAGTCGGCACCATGTTTGCCGCGCCTGATGGCACCATCCACCTGCGTACCCCCGATCACATCGGCAACGCCACGTCGCAGGCCGTTACTTTCTCCAACGACACCGCGAAAGAGCGTGTGTCCGGCATGATCCGCGTGCGTGACGCCTTTGCGAAGCTGCGCCGCGCTCAGATCAGCGAAACGGCAACGGAGCAGCAGATTGAAAACCTCAGAAAAAGGTTGAACAGTCTGTACGATGGCTTTGTAAAGTCTAATGGTCCTGTCAATTCGGACGCAAATAAGCGTCTGTTCCGCGATGATCCGACGTGGCCGCAGATCAGCGCGCTCGAGCAGAATTTCGATAAGGGTCTCAGCGCGGGCATGGCAAAGAAAACGGGCGAAAAGGCCCGTCCTGCCACGGCTGACAAAGCGGCTATTTTCAGCCGTAGGACACAGCAGCCATACCGCCGCCCGACCAGCGCGAGCAGCGCCAAGGATGCTCTTGCAACGGTCCTGAACGACTATGGGCGTATCGATCTCGAGGCGATGTCGCGTCTCTACGGCAAGCCGGTCGATGCGATTGTCGACGAACTGGGCCCGCTCGTATTCAGAACACCGACCGGCGCGTATGAGACGTCTGACCAGTACCTCTCTGGCAACGTGAAGCAGAAGCTTGCCGAGGCTGAGCGAGCTGCAGAGCAAGATCCGGAGTTCCGCCGCAACGTGAATGCGCTGCGCGATGTCATCCCAGCCGATATCGAGGCAATCGACATCGATGTTAAGCCAGGCGCACCATGGCTCCCGGCATCGCACGTTCAGGACTTCATCAGCCATATCGGCCAAGGATCGATCAGGCCGAAAGTGTTCTATTCCGCCGCGAACGCGAAATGGGACATCGAGGTGCCGCAGGTCACGCCGGCGGCGCAGGTGCAGTGGGGTACCGATCGCGCACCGGTTGGAACAGTGTTGAGCGCCGTATTGAACGGCCAGACCATCACGATCAACGACCGCACCACGGATGGTAAGTCCGTCGTCAACCAGGCGGCTACAGACGCCGCCAACGAGAAGGTGGAGCGCGTCAAGGCAGAGTGGCGCAAGTGGTTGTGGCAGGATGACACCCGCCGCGATGACTTGGCGCGTCTCTACAACGACACGTTCAACACCGACGTCATCCAGCAGTTCGACGGCTCGCACCTCACGCTCCCGGGCAAGGTGGGTGATGACATCATCGAGCTACGCCCCAGCCAGAAAAACTTCATCTGGCGCACGCTGCAGAGTGGTACCGCGCTCGCCGATCATACCGTAGGCGCGGGCAAGACCTTTGCAGCCATCGCATCCGTCATGGAGAAACGCCGCACCGGGCAGGCTCGCAAGCCGATGCTCGTTGTGCCCAATCACCTTGTCGGTCAGTGGGCTGCAGATTTCGTCCGTCTCTATCCCGGTGCGAAGGTCCTGGCTGCGACAAAGCAGGACTTTGAGAAAGACCGCCGCAAGCGGCTGTTTGCCCGCATCGCTACGGGCGATTGGGACGCTGTGATCGTCGCGCATTCCTCATTCGGTCGTATCGGCATCGATCCGAACTATGAGGCGCAGTTCATCCAGCAGCAAATGGATGATCTTGAGGCCTCACTGGCAGAGGTGCGACGTGCGACGGGCGCTAAGAGCCGGAACGTCGCACAACTCACCAAATGGCGCGATAACCTCAAAGCCAAGATGGAACGCCTGCTCGATTCCGGCAGGAAGGACGACGGCCTCACCTTCGACGAGCTGGGTGTTGATGCGCTCTATGTCGACGAGGCGCACGAGTTCAAGAACCTCGCTTATTCCACGTCGATGCAACGTGTGGCAGGTCTCGGCAACATGGCCGGCAGTGCCAAGGCGGCAGACCTCTACATGAAGTCGCGTTTCGTGCTCGAGCGCACCGGCGGCAATAACGTTGTCTTCCTCACCGGTACGCCATTGTCGAATACGATGGCCGAGATGTTCACAGTTCAGCGTTACCTCGACGAGAAGGCGCTGCGGGCCATGGGTGTGTCGCACTTCGATGCCTGGGCGCGTGTGTTCGGCGAAGTCGTCACCGATTGGGAGCTTTCACCGTCCGGACAGTACCGGCTCAACAGCCGGTTCGCGAAGTTCGTCAACGTGCCAGAGCTGATGCAGCGGTACCGCAGCTTTGCCGACGTCATCACCAATGACGACATCAAGGCGCAGCTCGCAGCTCAGGGCAAGAAATTCCCGTTGCCGAAGGTGAAGGGCGGAAAGCCCACCAACGTGGTTGTCGAGCGTTCGTCCGATCAGGCCGCATTCATCGGTGAGGGCAAGTCCGACGACGCCGGGAACCTCGTGTTCCCGCGTGGCTCTCTGGTATGGCGGGCGGAGAACCTGCCCAAGAAGGCCGAAAAGGGTAAAGACAACATGCTCAAGGTCATGTCTGACGCCCGTAAGGCGGCGCTCGACATGCGCTTGATCGACCCGAATTATCCGGATCATAAGAAATCGAAGGTTCACCGAGCCGCAAATGAGATGAAGCGGATCTACGACGCGACGAAGGAACAGCGCGGCACTCAGCTCGTGTTCATCGACCTTTCGACGCCGAAGAAAGCGCAGGCTGCAGAAGCGGCACGCCTTCGTGACCTGATGGAGAAGGCCGATAACGGCGATGAGGCCGCAATCGAGGCGCTGGACAAGGTTTCGCCCGACGAGCTGCTGGCGCTCGAGAGCACATTCTCTGTCTATGATGATCTGAAACAGAAGCTCATCGATCGCGGCATTCCGGAAGCGGAGATCGCGTTCATCCACGACGCCAACACCGAGACACAGAAGGAAGAGCTGTTCGGCAAGGTCCGTTCCGGCCGTGTCCGCTTCCTGTTTGGCTCAACGGCGAAGATGGGTGCGGGGACCAACGTTCAGAACAGACTGGTGGCGCTGCATCACCTCGACGCACCGTGGCGCCCGTCTGACCTCGAGCAGCGCGACGGGCGGGGCATCCGCCAGGGCAACGAGCTGTATGCCGCCGATCCGGAAGGTTTCGAGATCGAGATCCTTCGGTATGCCACCAAGAACACGCTGGATGCGCGTCAGTGGCAGACAATCGAGGCCAAGGCCCGCTTTATCCAGCAGATGCGCAAGGGTGATATGAAAGCCCGCGAGATCGAGGATATCGCCGGTGAGGCCGCAAACGCCGCTGAGATGAAGGCGGCAGCGTCCGGTAATCCGCTGATCCTCGAGGAGATGGACACCCGCCGGAAGCTTCGCCAGCTCGAGGGCCAGTCCGTCGAGCATGACAGAGAGCAGCACCGCATCAAGGGCAAGATCCGTTCGCTCGAGGAGGAAGCAGGAAAGCTTCGTTCCGGTATGGCAGCGGTTCAGGCCGACGCCGAGCTTGCCAGCAATGCGCCGGCGGAATTCGCCGGTACCATCAACGGCGAGGCGTTCGACAAGCGCAAGGAATTCGGCGCGGCCATCGTCTCGGCGATGCGCAAGGAGCTGATCGACAAGGAAGGTGTGCGCGAGATCGGCGAGTATGCCGGTTTCAAGATCGGCATCGAACCGATGGGTTACGGCAGGGCATTCAACGTCACCATCAATGGCGGCAAGGAATACCATGTCCCGGTCGATGATGCGTCCGACGTCGATGCTGCAGGTCTGGCAACCCGCATCGCCAACACTGTGAAGCGTATCGCCAACCAGCCAGATCTCGACAAGGCGCGTATCGCTGAGATTGGTACCCAGACACCCGCGCTCGAGAAGCAGATCGGCGCATGGATCGGTACGCAGGATCTCGCGGAGACGTCGGAACGCCACCGTCGACTGCTGGATGCTCTCAAGCCCCAGCCCAAGAGCGCCACCGCAGCGAAAACGGTTGAGAGCGGGGAATACGACGCTCCGATCGCAAACAAGCGTCCTGACCCCGTTGAGACCGGCAGCGCGAACGACCTGTTGACCGTTGGCCTGCCAAGCGCGCCTTCCGGTACCGCGATCTTCAAGTGGGCGAAGGACACCATTGCCCGGTTTGGGAAGAACGGCCACGAATACCTCATGGCCGTAGATGACGACGGCAGCATTGTCGAGTTCGGTACCGCGAAGAAAAAGGCCGCAACCGGCATCAATAACACCCTGCTGGGCGCGTTGATGAACCCGGACCGTCGCATTGTCGTATTCCATAACCACCCATCGAGCGGCCCTCTGAGTGTCGCTGATCTCACGATGCTCGCACTACCTGGTCTCCACTCTGTATGGGCATTCGGCAAGGACGGCATGCAGATGCGAGCCGCACTGACGCCAGAGGCCGATGTCTTCGTGCAGGCGTCTACCGACCACAACGGCGTGGTGAGGGCTTGGAAGAACGAGTTGGCATCTGCGCTCGAGGATATCGACGCGTTTCTGCGTCCTCTCGTCGAGCGGGGCGAGATCACGGCTGAGATGGGCAATGAGGCCTATCGCAACACGGCTGCAATCGTGGCTGATAAGGCCGGGATTATCGACATTTCCAGCAACAACAAGTATGATACGTCCGCCATCGAGGGCTTGGAGGCCAGGCTCGATAAATTGGCGGTCGCGCTCAAGGGACAGATCAGCGATGGCACAGCAGCAGGCACAGATCAGAGGGTTTCACGACGATCCCCCCGCGACGTTCGACACGTTGCAGAAGTGGAAGGATTGGCACGCCTCGGTGAGCCAGTGGTCGCCCCGCGATCCGGACCGGCAGGCCTATCTGAAACAAGCACGCCAAATTATCAGAGAAAAGAGCGCAGACCAGAGCAACAGCCAGGTCGAGCCCAACGCGTAACGCAGTCTCGCGTCGTCGAGGAACTGCGCGGTAAGCTGATCGACATTCAGCCAACCCTCCTGAAAACCATCCCGCTGAACTATTTCAACGAGCTTGCCCGTTCCAACATGACGGCAGTCGCCGATTATCTGCGGGTAAAGCGCCTGATGGATGCGTTCAGAGGCACGAAGCACGCTGAGGCGGACGCCATCGCACAGGATTGGCTGAAATACACCCGTCTTGGCTTTGCCGGGAAGGACAAGGCCAAGGCGCAGGAACTGGCAGACCTGATGCATGATGCCACCATTGCCGGTGTCGACCCGTCGCGTACCGACGAAGAGACCCGGGCGATCGCCGGTTACGAGCATCTCCGCAGGCGGTATGTCGCAATGCCGCCAAAGGGTAGAGCGCTCTTCAACGAGGTGCGGGACGCCTATCTGGCGCAGGCTGAGGAGCTGGACGACATTCTCCTCGACAACGTACGAAAGGCGCAGGAAATCGCGCAGCGCAACGCCGAGGATCGCTACAAGCGTACGCTGCAGAAGATCAAGGACGTAGGTATGACCGGCCTTGATCGGAAGAAGGCAGAAGAAGACGCGGCCAGCTCGTACAAAACCGAAACCACCAAATCCAATTGGGCAGCGAAAGCACGTCTGACCCGGATGCGTGTAGCGTTCGAAGCCAGCCGGGTGCAGCCGCCATACTTCCCGCTGGGTCGCTTCGGTCGATACTTCGTCACGGTGCGGAACATCGACGGCGCTGTCCTCAGCTTCTCGAAACATGAGAGTGTGGCAGAACGAGACCGGATGGCGCGCGAACTGCGCAACGAGTACCCAGCCGGTAAGGTCGAGGTGGGTGTGATGGAGGCGGGCAGCGATCTCCGGAAAGCCATGGACCCGCGCATCGTTGCCGAGATTGAGGAAATCCTTGGCGGTGCAAACGTCAACAGCGACGTCATGGACCAGATCTGGCAGCGTTACCTCGAGTCGATGCCGGACCTGTCGACCCGCAAGCGCTTCATACATCGTAAGGGGACGTCTGGGTACAGCAAGGACGCGCTGCGCGTGTTTTCGTCCCACATGTTCCATGCCGCTCACCAGATGGCCCGCCTAAAATACGGCCTCGAGCTGCAGGAGCTGGTGAACCAGACCGTCGACCAGGCGAAAGAAGCTGACGATCAAACCCGCGCCATGACCTTGGCGAATGAGCTTTCGAACCGGCACAATTGGGTGATGAACCCGACCGGCAGCAAGGTTGCGCAAACCATGACCAGCACGGCGTTCGTTTGGTACCTGGCTGCATCGCCTGCAGCGGCACTGGTGAACATGACACAAACTGTCATGCTCGGCCTGCCGGTGTTGGCGGCGAAGTTCGGCGGGTTCAAGAATGCTGCTGCAGCGATTGGCAAGGCGTCCGCCGATTCATTCGCCGGTCGCGGTACCGTCGTTAGCGAACGCCTCAGCCGCGACGAGAAGAACGCAATGGCAGCGTTCTACGAATCCGGCCTGATCGACCGCACACAGAGCCACGATCTGGCCGGTGTGGGTGAAACGGGCGTCGAATACACCCCGCTGCGCGCCAAGGTCATGGAGAAGATCTCTTGGGCCTTCCACCGCGCCGAGGTCTGGAACCGTGAGGTGACGGCGCTGGCGGCATATCGCATGGCGCGTGAGGCAGGGCAGAACATGTCCGATGCGATCGACACCGCCCACGATCTGACGTGGAAGACGCATTTCGACTATTCGAACAGCTCGAGACCAGCGCTGCTGCAGAACGACTTCGCCAAGGTCGCTCTCGTCTTCCGCCAGCACAACATCAACATGCTGTACCGCGTCATCCGCGATATTCATCAGTCGGTGAAGGGTGAGACGCCGCAGGCCCGCCGTGAGGCGCGCTATCAGCTGGCCGGTGTCCTTGGCATGATGACCGCTATGGCGGGTGTGACCGGCACCATGGGTTTCAGTGTCGCCATGATGCTGGCAGGGGCTCTCTTCGGCGACGATGACGATCCGATGGCGTTTGAGGATAAGTTCAAGGCTGACGTCGTTGACGTTCTCGGGCCAGAGCTGGGTGGTATCCTGCTGAACGGTGCCCCCGGCCATTATCTCGGCATCGACCTGTCCTCACGTATCGGCATGCCGGATCTCTGGTTCCGTTCTCCGTCGAGGGAACTGCAGGGGAAGGATGAATACCAGTATTGGCTGTCGCAGAGCCTTGGTGCGACCGTCAGCCTTGGCGAGCAGCTCTATACCGGCTTCAAGGTTATGACCGGCGATGGCGATATTGCTCGAGGTATCGAGATGATGGCGCCAAAGGCGGTTCGTGACCTGATGAAGGCGTATCGTTATTCGCAGGATGGCTTGGCAACGATCGGCAAGGATCAGATCCTCGAGAAGGATCAGATCGACGCTACCGATATCGTCGCCCAAGCCCTCGGTTTCTCACCCGCGAAAATCGCCGAGACTTGGGAACGCAACAGCGCGCTCAAGAATGCAGAGGTGAGGGTGAAGCAGAAACGTCAGCGGCTCATCAACAAATGGGCAATGGCGACGATGGCTGGCGACAAGGAAACGGCCGGCGAGGCGCTGGACGGCATCAAGGCGTTCAACTCGGTGAAGGTGCATGCTGGTTTCCCGATCACGCAGGAAACGCTCAAGCGCTCGATCAAGACGCGCGCGACCAATGCCGCAAAGCGGGAAGATGGTGTGTTGATCGGGAATAAGGCTCTCGGATCGGCACTGCGCGATAGGCTGGCCGATCCGATTTATCGGTAA